The following DNA comes from Candidatus Thiodictyon syntrophicum.
CACGAACGGGCCCGGTGATTGGGACCTGGTGATTGAGCGTCATGATCCTGACGCCGGGGGCCGCGGTACCGAGTCAGCGATAGCGGCGCCTGGGCCTGAGTGATTGCCCCTCTGGTCGGGCAGCGCCCGCGCCGGCTCGGACGGCGGCGCTTGCCGGACCCCATGCCCAAGCAGTGCTTGGGCCCGCGAAGCAACCGGAGGTCGAGGCTTCAGCCGGACGGGGGCGCCGTCGGCGCATCGGCAATGCTTGCGGCGTCTCGGGGCCTGGGCACGCGACGAAAGGGTGTGCGCCGCCCGCGGGGCCATCGCCGGCATTGATCCGCCACTGGGAGCGCCGCACCCCAGTGCGGCGCGGTCTATCGCCAGGACGCAAGGCCGCAGTCGCACGCGAGGCCGCGCCGCACTGGGGTGCGGCGCTCCCAGGGGGCTCGGCGACTGGGCTCGCCGGTTGCGGGCTGGGCGGGGTCATGGGCGAGCCACCAGCGCGGGCCGCAGCGCGGGAAGAGCATCCCCGCACACCCTCCGGGAGGCTTAGGATCGGAGTCACGGAGTTCAGATCGAAGAGAAAACGGGGCTTAAGAAACAGGGGCAGGCCGCACCATTGGGGCTATATGGTCGTTGAATTCGAGCGGCTGGACCAGGATCTCCCGAAACCAGGCATCCAGGGCAGTGCCCCGGCTGCGGTAGGCGGCCGTGCGGCAGGTGACCACAACGCGCATCTCGTCGCGCCCGCCCACAAGATCATCCACAGATTCGCCTGTTGCGCGGCGGCGAGTTTGGCCTGCAATTGCGCGATCTGCCGTTGCAGGGCTTCAACCTCGATCGGTTCGGTCGGTTCGGTCGCCATACGAAACGGCTCCATTGCGTTTATCCAACTCGGGAAGCAGCGCTTCCCGGACTATCTGCCCAAGCGGAGATACCCTAGCGACGACGCCAGCTTGCGCGGTCGCGTCGCGGCTGAAGCCGCTCCCACCGGGGCGATCAGGCCTGCACTGGAGGTCGAGCTTTGCCGTTAACGTCGCGCCGCGACGCTGCAAATCCAGGGAGTTTATCCTGGATCACCCCCATCTGAGAGTGACGATGAATCCCCGAGCGCAACCCCAGACTCAGCCATCCGCCCGGCCGCGCGCGTCAGGGCGGGTCGGCGGACTCGCAGCCATGGTCTGGGTGGCGGCGGCCATCGCCATCGCCGGGTGCTCCGGATTGGGCCGGGGCGACGCGGACGGTCCGGGCACCATCGTCGGCGGCGCGGCGCCCAGGCTCCAATACTTGGCGGGAAACAGGGGCATCACCGTCGGGCGGGGCTCCATCCAATCAGACACCGGCTGCCCGATCGACACCACCCGCTTTGAACCCCGGCGCCCGCGCACCGCGGTCCCGGTCATCCTGGCCCCCGGCTTCCTGCGTGATCGGCGCCACCTCAGCGGGCTGGCCCGGGCCTTGGCGGACCAGGGCATCCCGGCGGTGACCCTGTCCCAGTGCAGCCGCCCCTGGGATGGAGCGCCGGTGCGCAACGCCCTGGCAATGATCGCGGTCGCCCGCCGGCTCGGCGCGCGGCAGGTGGTCTATGGCGGCTTCTCGGCCGGGGCCCTGGCGGCCCTGATCGCCGGGCGGCTGGACCCGCATACCCGCGGCGCCCTGGCCCTGGACCTGGTGGACCAGGCCGGCCTTGGGGTCGGGATGGCGCGCGCCCTGGACCGGCCGCTGCTGGGCCTCGCGGGCGACCCGGCCGCGTGCAATGCGCATAACAATGGGCTTAAGGTGTTCGCGGCCAGTCCCGGCGGGCGGGTCGCCCGTATCCGCGGGGCCGGTCATTGCGACTTCGAGTCACCCACGGATTGGCTCTGCCGAGCCGTTTGCTCGGACGGAGATCGCGGGTCCGCGGCACGGCGTGCGGCCATCATCGCGGCCGCGGTCGCGGCGGTCGCGGACCTCGTCGGCCTGGCGCGACCAGGCGCGGACCCTGTACCAATCGGGTTCCTTGACCCGGAGAGGCCATCCACCCACGGCCGCCGCTTCGCGAGCGCACGCGGGCTATTCCTTCATCAGGCTCCGGTACCGTCAAGCGGAATCCTCGCTACCAATTGGCCTGGAAAGAGCAGTTATCCACAGATGAACACAGATGAACACAGATGAGCATCGATTATTACTCCTCACGGATTGTTCGTTGACTTACGCTTGGTCGGTGACTCACCTTGCCGACGATTGTGACAATAGCGATAAGCGCATGACAATTCAAAGAAAATCTGTGTTCATCTGTGGATTTTTGGATTAGATGAGCCCTTCGCGATATTAGTGACTCGAATGCCGCGACCCCGCCTCGCCCCAGAGCGTCTTGCGATCCATGAGCCAATAGACGATACCGAGCGCCAACGCCACCGCGGCGGTGGCCAGGACGTACATGGGCTCGAGCTTGTGGAAGTCGAAGACGATGACCTTGCGCGCGATCGCCATCAGGGCGGTGGCGATCACCAGTTTGACGTGGACCACATCGTCGCGCAGATACAGGGTGATATTCATGAAGATCTCGATTGCGATCAGCACCGCCAGGAAGGCGCCGAAGGTAATGACGATATCATGGATCTTGAGTTCCTCGATCCCCGGCCGGAACAGCTCGTAATAGAGTACGGTGAGCACGTCCACGACGCCCCACAGGATGGTGACGACCATCGCCACCGCAAGCACCCGCACGGCACCCCGGATGATGCGGTGCAGGACATTGATCATCCGGTCTTCTTCATCGACACCCAATTCACCCTGGCCGATCGCCTTGAAGCGCTCCTTGCGGAAATGATTCATCAGGCTCTCGACCACGGCGCTGTGTTGCGTAAGAAAGGCGGGGTTGAAATCCTTCTCGGCGAAATCACGCAAACCCTCGACCTGGCCCAACTCCTTGTCCGCGACCCGTTTGAACCCCATGCTCCAGTCCGAGTATTGACGGCGCTCAATCGACTTGCGATGCAGCACCTGCAGACCGGTATGGCGCGGGTCGCGGCGGATGCGCTCGAGCAGGTCATCGACAACGCCCTCCTCGCCCTCCAGCACCTGCAGAAAGGTCGCGTTACCGTAGAGCAACATGCCGGTCACACCGCGGTCGGCGTTGCCTTCCCGGCACCCCCGCAGGAGCGCCAGCAGGTCGTGGGTCGACATGGGCTCGGTGGCGGAGCTGATATAGGAGAGCTGGATCATGGGTCCTCCAGTGGGGGGCTTGAGTGGACCGCCAGGCGCCGCGGTTGTCAGGGGTGACAGCGCGCGCCGACGGCGGGGCAAGGTCCTGATGTTGGTTCAGGGATCGGCCCCCATATTAACCGCAGAAGCGCGCGCCCGGGCGAGGGCCGCGCCCCCCACAAATCCATCCACAGCGATGAAGGAGACCACCACCGCATGAATATCGCACTCTTCGGCGCCACCGGCGGCACCGGCCGCGAGGTCCTGCAGCAGGCCCTGGCGCAAGGCCATCAGGTCCAGGCCCTGGTGCGCGACCCGGACAAGGTCCCCGCCGACTGCCCCGGACTCACGCCGATCGTCGGCGATGTCCTGGATCAAACGGCGGTCGACGACTGCGTGCGGGCGACCGACGCGGTGATCTGTGTCCTGGGGACCCGTCCGGGCGCCGCGCCCATCGAGTCGCGCGGCACCGCCGCCATCCTCGCGGCCATGCAGTCACAGGGGGTGCGCCGCCTGATCGCGGTGACCTCCATGGGGGTCGGCGACAGCGCCCAACAGATGTCGTTCATCTTCAGGATCGTGATGCAGATCGCCCTGAAAAAGATCATGGCGGCGAAGGAGGAGCAGGAGCGGCTGATCCGTGCGAGCGGTCTGGACTGGACCATCGTGCGCCCGGGCGGCCTGACCGACGGGCCGCTGACCGGCACCTACGCCGCGGGGCTGGCAAAATCCATCCGGGCCCGACAGGTGTCGCGCGCCGATGTGGCCCAGTTCGTACTCAAGCAACTCACTGACGACCAGTTCTTGCGGCAGACCCCGGCCATCTCGTAGGGTGCGATCAGAACTGATGTGGTGGCGGCGATCCCGGGTACGCTGTCGTTGTCGTTGTCGTTGTCGTTGTCGTAATCGAATAATCCGACCACGATTACGACAACGACAACGACGCCCGGTCCGCGAGAACGTCCGGTAACCGTAACTGTAGGGTACGCATCGCGTGCCCGGCTCCGGCGGCCGTGGCAGCTTGGCGGGCACGCGATGCTTACCATACGATATATGCGTTAAAACATCAGTTCTGATCGCACCCCCCTGATCACCTGATCACTGCTGGTCCCGCGGCCCCAGGGCCGCGGCGAGGAACGCCAGCACCCGCCGCTGATACTCCAACGGCGCCGCCGCGTACAGGTCACCGTGGACCGCGCCGGGGACGAGCCACAGACGCTTCGGCTCGGGCGCGGCGGCGTACAGCCGCCGGGTCTCTGCCGGGGTGGTATGCCGATCCGCCCTACCGCCGATCACAAAGACCGGCACGGTGACGGCCCCGATCCGCTCGATCGGGCGCAGGTCCGCGGGGGCGAGCCCGAGGCGCGGACGGATCTGCCAGGTAAAGAACGGGTACAGCCAGCCGGACCAGGGGCCGAGCCGGAGGCGGATACGGTTCGCCAGGGCCTCCTCGATGGTCGGATAGACCGCCTCCAGCACCAGTGCATCCGCGGCTACCGGCCCCTGGGGACCCAGCAGGGCCGCGGCGCCGCCCAGCGAAAAGCCGATGAGCCCGACCCGGCGCGCGCCGAGCGCCGTGCGCAGGTAGGTCACGGCGGCCTGGGCGTCGAGTGACTCCAGAAAGCCCAGCGTCTCGTGGGTCCCGGGGCTCTCGCCGCTGCCTTGGAGGTCGATGCTCAGCACCGTGTAGCCCGCCTCATGCAGGAACCGGGCACGACCCATGAGGCTGCGCCGGTCCCCGCCGCTGCCATGCAGCAGGAGCACCGCGGCAGCGCCGGTACCGGGGATGAGCCAACCGGAGACCGGGCGGCCACTCAGGCTCGTGAAGCTGACCGCACGGGCACCGAGTTCGACCGGCGGCGCACCCACGGGGTGCAGGTTGGGTGCGAATTGCTGGCCCCCCAGCCACCAGGCGGCGCTGCCGACCGCGATCAGTGCGGTGAGCAGCAGCGCGGCGAGCCACTGGAGCGCCGAGCGCCAGGACGCCCTTGGGTGAGTCGCAAAAGGTGCGTCGTTGCGGAGCATTCTCGACCGGTTAACGGCTACGGCAGCAAGGTCAGCCACCCCGGACCATGAACCCAAAAAAACAATTTAGCCGCAAACGAACGCAAATGGACGCAAATAACCAGAGACTTGGCGTTTGCTGCATGTTCAGCGTCCGGGAGACGCCCGCGGCAATGCCAACCAGCAGATCTATTTGCGCTTATTTGCGTTCATTTGCGGCCAAATACTCTTTCTAGGATGAAAGTCGTGCGTGAGAACGACTTACGCCGCGACGAGGCTACGGCAACTTGCGCGGTCGCGTCGCGGCTGAAGCCGCTCCCACCGGGTCAGTGACCGGACTTGAGCAGCAGCCTGAGGATCTTGTAATTGATGATCCAGAAGCGGATGAACTGCCAGGCGAGCGACGTGCGCATGTACTTGACGAAGGGCGTGGGTACCGGCGGGTAATAAGCCTGCTGATAGGGTTCTTTGTTCTTGGCGGTCATGGTGCCTCCAGGGGTTGCAACAACGACGGGGTCTTGCGGACGGTCGCGCCCGGTCGGCCCTGCCGCCGGCCGCGACCGTCCGCCGTTCAGTTCAGCGCCGCGGCGCGCCCATCAATCCGGCAGGATCGACCAGCCGGGCCGCAGTTTCGCCTGATACATGAAGACATAGTGCAGGATCCACTTCATCCAATGCCCGGCCAGCCCGATCTCGCCGAAGGTCAGGCTCGGGTCGCGACCGTATTCGGGATAGGTCTCGTAGTCCGGCACTACCGGATAGACGGTCATGGTTGCCGCCGTCCCCTTGAAGATATCGGAGCCGGTCGAGGCGACGCAGGCGGCGCCCATCTCGCCCATGGAGGCGGTATGGACCGGGGTCTTGATCTTGCCGCTCACCAGGTCACGGATATTCGCCGCGACCGCCCGGCCGATGGCGGCCGACGGCATCCCGGTGCGCGGCGGCGTCGGGCTGATCTGGGTCCCGTTCGGGCTCTTCATCACCTTGCTGATCGGGTGCGGGGGGGCGAAGGCGATGCCGACCGCGAAGACGTTCTTGTATTTCGGCGACTCATAGGTCTTGGGCCAGTCGTTCTTGCTCCATTCCTCAAAGGCCTTCGGCTGGTAGTCCGCGTCCACCTTCATGAAACCGTTGGGGGCAAAGACCTCCCCGGTGATGTCGGCCCCGGCCTTGTCGAAGGCCTTGAGCCCGACCCCGGCGAAGGGCGGGATCAGCATCGCAAAGTCAAAGTCCAACTCATGGTAGGCCCCATCCAGGGTCTCGTAATGGAGCTTGCCGGGTTCGACCTTGTTGACCGCCGCCCGCGTGATCCAACCGATGCCGCGCTCCACCATCAGCGATTCGGCAAAGATCTTGCCGTTCGTGACATAGCCGCCGCGGTGGATATGCACGCCGCCCATCCCGAAGTCGCCCAGCTCGTATTCATTGCTGATCCAGACGATATCGGCCAGCTCGCGCACGCCCGCCTTGCGCAGGACATAATCGACGTTATAGATGTATTCAAAGGCCGCCCCCTGGCAGGTGCACATGCCATGGCCGGTGCCGACGACGAAGCGCCGCCGCTCGCCCTTCTTCATGGCCTGGATGCACTGCTGCAACTGCGCGTTTGCCTGCAGCGCGTGTTCGGGGGTACAGACCGAGACGGTGTGGCCCCCCTCGGGGCCCAGGCCCGGGGTGCCGCCGAAGTTGAGCTTGGGTCCGGTGGCATTGACCAGGTAATCGTAGTCCAGGTCCTCGGTCTGGCCGGCGCGGGAACTCTCCGTGTACTCGACGCGGACGAAGGGGCGTGCGCGGGTGGCGTCCCCCTCCGGGTGGGTCGAGAGGGCGCGGGCCTGCACGAACTCCACGCCGGCCTTCGCGTACACGGGAGCCAGGTCGAAGGTCACCTGCTCCACGGTCATTTCACCGCAGCCGACCCAGACGTTGGAGGGGATCCAGTTCCACTTGGGCTTGGGCGAGACCACGGTCACCTGGTGCTTCCTGCCGAGCCAGAGGCTCAGGTAGCGGGCCACGGTGTGTCCGGAGATGCCGGCGCCCAGTATCACGATGCGTGCCATTATTTTGATGTCCTCACGTTAGGTGTAGCCGGGCCACGCTAGCAAGCCTGAGGGGGGCTGTCAAACTTAAAGATAATATTACTGATCAGTGATTTCCTGCGCAAATCCGGGCGCGGGCCACGGGTCTGATGAAGATCCTTGTTGTCGACCGCGACGATAGGCAAAAAGTAACGAAGTCACCAGTTCCGCGCCGCGACCGGCGCGGTCTTTGATCGGAGTCGATGCCCCAGGGCGGACCAGGCCGGACCAGGCCTCCGCCGGGCTTGTCCCCTGCCCGCGGTGGCGTTATCCTCACTCCCGGGTCGCCTCAGGCGGTTGAGTGTCCGCTCCGTCAGGTACCGCTTCAGGCGTGCGGCGATAATCGCGAGGAAAGGCACCATGCATCCGAAGAACATCATCGTCTTTTGCGACGGCACCTGGAACAGCCCGGACCAAGAGTCCAAGAACGGCAAACCCTGCCCCACCAACGTGGCCAAGCTGTTCGAGGCCGTCACCCCCTGCGATGCGACCGGAATCCCGCAGATCGTGCATTACATCCCCGGCGTCGGAACGAGTTTCCGCGACCGCATCACCGGTGGCGGCTTCGGATACGGTATTTCCGACAATATCAAGAGCGGCTATAAGGCCATCTGCAGCAACTACGAGGACGGGGACCGGATCTTCCTGTTCGGCTTCAGCCGCGGGGCCTATACCGCTCGCAGTATCGCCGGGCTTATCGATAACCTCGGCATCATCCGGCGGGTCAATTTTCATAAGATCAACGAGGCCTATGAGCGATACCGGGACAAGACGCCCGAGTGGCAGCCCGGCTCGCAACGATCCCTGGCCTTCCAGGACACCTATGGGTGGCCGAAGAAGGACATCCATTTTCTCGGCGTCTGGGATACGGTGGGGGCCCTGGGCTGACTATTACCCACATCTCGGCTGGCCGGCGCGCGGCGCCGGTGCTGGACACAGAGCAGCAAAGCTGGTGAAATTCGTTCCCATCGCGAGCGATGGGGCAAAGGTAGATGACCGAGGCACGTGTTGGCAAGCTGTGCGGACGGCCGCTGAGTGCGGCGGACCTGGAGACGATTCGGCGGGCCATCGACGCCGCCGCCCCGCCGTTGCGCGCCGAGGTGGCGCGACGGGTCTGTGCGGCGCTGGGGTGGCATGACACCCTGGGCCGCCCGAAGCTGATGAGTTGCCGGGTGGGACTGCTGCGCCTGCACCGTGCGGGGCTGATCGAACTGCCGGCGGCGCGCAACGGCAACGGTAACGGTCGCGGCCTGGTGAAGCAACCGAGTGCCTGGCCGAGCGAGCAGCCGCTGGCGGGATCGGTCGGGCAACTGAGCGGTCTGCGCCTGGCGCCGGTCGCCGATCGGAGCGCCTCGCGGCTGTGGAACGGGCTGATCGAGCGCTGGCACTACCTGGGCTACACGCCGCTGCCCGGTGCGCAACTGCGCTATCTGATCCAGTCGGATCACGGGCTCTTGGGTGCGCTCGGCTTCGGGGCGGCGGCCTGGAAGGTCGCGGCGCGCGACCGCTGGATCGGCTGGGAGCGCCCCGCCCGTGAGGCCCATCTGGGACGCGTGCTCAACAACGCCCGCTTTCTCATCCTGCCCTGGGTGCAGGTGAAGAACCTCGCCTCCAAGGTCTTGGCACTGGCCGCCGCGCGGGTCGGCGAGGACTTCGCCGCGCGCTATGGCGAGCGCCCGGTCCTGTTGGAGACCTTTGTGGAGACGCCCCGGTTTCGTGGTACCTGCTACCGCGCGGCCAACTGGCGCTATCTTGGCGAGACCGCGGGGCGCGGCAAATGCGACCGCACCCACCAGGCGGCGCTGCCGCGCAAGGCGCTCTATGTCTATCCGCTGGCGGCGGATTTCCGCGCCCTGCTGGGGGTCGCATGAGCGCCCTGGCCGCCGAGCTCGACGGCATCGACTTGGGCGATCAACGTCTGAACCGGCGCGCGCGCCGGGTGTTGGCCAAGCTCGGGGAGAAACCCACGGTGAGCATTCCCGCCGCCTGCGGTGGCTGGCGCGAAACCCGCGCGGCCTATCGCCTGTTGAACTAATCCGCTCCGCGGGGCCTTCCGCGGCCATCCCGCAGCGCCATTGAATAGCGAATGAAGCGCGGATAAGCCCAGCCGTCCCACGGTTACCCGCGGCCCCGCCCCGTCCCCCATCGTCCACACTCGTAACGGCCCACTCCGGGTCGTTGACCGAGAACCAGACGATGACACCCCTGCGTCAGCAGATGATCACGGCCATGCAGATGCATGGCTTCTCGCCGCGCACCCACGAAAGCTATCTCGACGCGGTGCGTGACCTCGCCAAATTCACCCGGCGCTCCCCGGACACCCTGGAGCACGCCGATCTCACGCGCTACTTCGAGCATCTGGTGGTGCAGCGCAGTTTGGCCCCGGCCAGCGTGCGGCTGATGTACAACGGCATCCGCTTCTTCTATCTGCGGGTGCTCGGCTGGCCGACGGTCGACCTGGAGGTCACCTTACCCAAGCGCCCGCAGCGCATCCCGGAGCTGCTCACCCGCGGCGCGGTCGCCGCCATCCTGGCCGCCTGCGACAATCCGCGTTACCGCATGATGTTGACGGTCTGCTATGGCTGCGGACTGCGCCTGAGCGAAGTCCTGGCCCTGCGGGTGCAGGACATCGACGGCGAGCGCCGACTGCTGCGGATCACCCAGGGCAAGGGGGCGAAGGACCGCCTGGTCCCACTCTCACCGACCCTGCTGGAGGCGTTGCGGGACTATTGGCGCCTCTATCGGCCAGCGGATTGGCTGTTCGCCGGGCGCGCCGGGACGCCGCTGTCGCCGACCGGCTTGCAGAAGGCCTTCACCGACGCCAAGCGCCAGGCCGGCGTAACCACGGTCGGCGGGATCCATGGGCTGCGCCACGCCTACGCCACCCATCAATTGGCGGGCGGGTTGTCGGTGGAGCGCCTGCAACGGTTGATGGGCCACCGCAGCATCCAGACCACCCTGCGCTATGTGCATTGGCTGCCCAGTGCCAGCGAGGGCGAAGGGACCCTGGACCTGCTTGCCCAATTGGAGGCCGGCCATGGCTAATACCTCCCTGCAAGCGGTCATGGCGGCGTGCCTGTCCGGTTATGCCGAACATCACCCGTTGAGCCCGCACCAATGGCAGGTCTGTCATCACATCCTGGACTGTCGTACCGCCGCGCTGGGCGGCTTCGCCCTGGAATGCGACCAGTGTGGGGATTGCCCCTTCCTCTATCACGCCTGCCGTGATCGCCATTGCCCGCGCTGCCAACGCCGGGCCTCCGAGGAATGGGTCGAACGCCAGCGTGCGGCGGTGCTGCCGGTGACCTATCACCATCTGGTCTTCACGCTACCCGACACCCTCAACGGCTGGGTCGAGGTCCACCCCGAGGTGATCTACGCCTTGCTGTTCGAGACGGTGTGGGCGACCCTGTCCGCCTTCGCTGAGGACCCCAAGCGCCTGGACGGGCAGTTGGGGATGACGGCGATGCTGCACACCTGGGGGCAGACGCTGGTACGCCATGTCCACCTGCACTGTCTGGTGCCGGGCGGGGCCTTTGGCGCCGACGGGACCTGGCATCCGGCCAAGAGTACCTATCTGTTCCCGGTGCGGGCGCTGTCGCGGCACTTCCGCGGCGGTTTGGTCAGCCGGTTGCGCCGGGCCTTCAAAGACGGGCGACTGTCGCGCCTCACGGCCGCGGAGGTTGACCGCGTCCTCAACGCCCTGATGCAGCCCGAGTGGGTGGTCTATTCCAAGCCTTGTCTGGCGCGCACCGACACCGTGATCGAGTACTTGGGCCGCTACAGCCATCGCATCGCCCTGTCGGACCGGCGGCTGCTGGCCTTCGATGAAGAGGACGACACGGTGGACGTCCGCTACAAGGACTACCGCGACGGCAGTCGCAACAAGGTCATGACCCTGACCGGCGAGGAACTGATCCGGCGCTTCCTGCTGCACGTCTTACCCAAAGGGTTCATGCGCGTTCGTCATTTCGGTTTCCTGGCCAACCGCTGCCGGGCGCGCTGTCTGGCGCTGATCCGTGCGGCGCTGGCGGCCCCGCCGCCGACGCCGGAACCCGCCACGGCACCGGCGGCGACGGCGCCCTTTGACGGCTATCCCTGTCCCAAGTGCCGCACTGGGCGCTTGCACGTCACCGCGCACCTGGCCCCGCTACGGCGTGGTCAGGGGGTTTCGCTGATGCCCGCCACCTGCTAAGCCTCAGCGCCCGCCGGCCGTCCGGGACAGGCCGCCCGCGGCCTGCGTTCGCGCTCGCCCAACATCCGGGAAATGGGCTACACTTCGTCCTCAATAGCCCGTTGTCCAGCCCCGCGGAGCCCTGCGGAGGCCCGCTTGGTGCCGCACCGAGCGGCATCCGGGTGCTGCAACGTGGTCCGGGACCGACCGGCGCCCCGGCCTCAGGGATACAATTCCCTCTCTTAAAGAGGACCGCGGCCGCAGCAGGCGTCGTGCCAGGAGCGGATTAGTCCAACAAACGTTTATCCGTCGTGCGCGCGCGGCGTCGCGCTCCGACTCGGGGTCAGTTGGGCGCGCACGACGGATAAACGCTTATTCGTTCGACCATGATGCGGTCACCGCCGAGGCCGTACTCGCCCCGCACATCGCCTGCACCGTCGCGCGGATGGGCGCGCACCCGCGGGTGCTATGTATCGAGGACACCAGCGAGCTCGACTATACCGGCAGACCTTCCATGCAGGGCCTGGGGCCGCTCAACCTGGAGACCCGCCAGGGCCTGTATCTGCATCCGACGTTGGCGGTGACTCCCGAGCGGCTGTGCCTCGGGCTGCTCAATGTCCACCGGTGGGTCCGTGAGCCCGGCAGCCTGGGGCAGGACAAAGATCCCAAGCGCGCCCTGGAAGAGAAGGAAAGTGTGCGCTGGGTGGACGGTTACCGGCAGGTCGACGAACTGGCCGAGCAACTTCCGAACACCCGCCTGACCTATGTGGCCGACCGTGAGGCCGACATCTATGACCTGTTTGTCGAGGCCCCCTGTCCCGACACCGCCGCCGACTGGCTGGTCCGCGGCCAGCACGACCGGGTACTGGCCGATGGCAAGACCCTGCGTCAACAGGTGGCCGAAGCGCCGGTGCTGGCCGCAACCACCTTCGAGCGACCCGCCAGCCATGGGTGCACGGCCCGCACGGTCCATCAAGAACTGCGGGCTGTGCGGATCACGCTCCCGGCCCCGCGCCGCCCCGATCGCACCCTGCCCGCGGTGGAAATCACCGCGCTCCTGGCCAGCGAGCCGGCGCCGCCGACGGGCGAGGAGCCGGTGGTGTGGCTGTTGCTCACCAACCTGCCCGTGGATACCCCCGCGCAGGCCCTGGAGAAGCTGCAATGGTACCTGTGCCGGTGGCAAATCGAGGTCTATTTCCGCATCCTGAAGAGCGGCTGCCGGATCGAGAAGCTGCAACTGGAAAAACGCGAACGTCTGGAACCGGCGCTCGCCTGCTACATGATCGTCGCCTGGCGAGTACTGTTCCTCACGATGCTCGGACGTGAATGCCCCGACATGCCTTGCGACGTGGTCTTCGAGACCGCCGAGTGGCACGCCGTCTACATCGTCACCGAGCGCAAGCCCCCGCCCGACACCCCACCTACGCTGGATCGAATGGTGCGCATGATCGCCGGCCTCGGCGGCTTCCTCAACCGCAAGTCCGACGGTTTCCCCGGCCCGCAAACCCTCTGGATCGGACTCCAGCGCGCGGCCGACTTCGTGCTGGCGATGGAGGCCCAGCGCGGCGTCGGGGATGGGAGATATGGTTAATAGTCAGGGCCCTGGGGGCGCCTTATGGGGTGATCGTGGGCTGGCTGATCGACAAGCTGTTCCACTGCGGATTCCACAACACCCGACTGAATCTCAGCACCCTTAGTGCCGCCCATGCGGTAGCCATCGACGAGCACCGCTGGCCGTTCCGTCCGACCTTGTGGACACTGGATAAATCCCATCAACCCGCGGATTTCGAGGAGCGTTGGTTCAAGGGCGTGCATTCGGACGTCGGCGGCGGTTACCCGGAGGCGGGGCTCGCCGACATTGCCTTGGACTGGATGGCCGGCAAGGCCTGCGGCCGCGGCCTCTGCCTAGACCTGCGGCGGGTAAGCGACCCGGCCGTCGCCCCAGATCCGGCGCAGGCG
Coding sequences within:
- a CDS encoding alpha/beta hydrolase; the protein is MVWVAAAIAIAGCSGLGRGDADGPGTIVGGAAPRLQYLAGNRGITVGRGSIQSDTGCPIDTTRFEPRRPRTAVPVILAPGFLRDRRHLSGLARALADQGIPAVTLSQCSRPWDGAPVRNALAMIAVARRLGARQVVYGGFSAGALAALIAGRLDPHTRGALALDLVDQAGLGVGMARALDRPLLGLAGDPAACNAHNNGLKVFAASPGGRVARIRGAGHCDFESPTDWLCRAVCSDGDRGSAARRAAIIAAAVAAVADLVGLARPGADPVPIGFLDPERPSTHGRRFASARGLFLHQAPVPSSGILATNWPGKSSYPQMNTDEHR
- a CDS encoding phosphate-starvation-inducible PsiE family protein, with amino-acid sequence MIQLSYISSATEPMSTHDLLALLRGCREGNADRGVTGMLLYGNATFLQVLEGEEGVVDDLLERIRRDPRHTGLQVLHRKSIERRQYSDWSMGFKRVADKELGQVEGLRDFAEKDFNPAFLTQHSAVVESLMNHFRKERFKAIGQGELGVDEEDRMINVLHRIIRGAVRVLAVAMVVTILWGVVDVLTVLYYELFRPGIEELKIHDIVITFGAFLAVLIAIEIFMNITLYLRDDVVHVKLVIATALMAIARKVIVFDFHKLEPMYVLATAAVALALGIVYWLMDRKTLWGEAGSRHSSH
- a CDS encoding NAD(P)-dependent oxidoreductase, yielding MNIALFGATGGTGREVLQQALAQGHQVQALVRDPDKVPADCPGLTPIVGDVLDQTAVDDCVRATDAVICVLGTRPGAAPIESRGTAAILAAMQSQGVRRLIAVTSMGVGDSAQQMSFIFRIVMQIALKKIMAAKEEQERLIRASGLDWTIVRPGGLTDGPLTGTYAAGLAKSIRARQVSRADVAQFVLKQLTDDQFLRQTPAIS
- a CDS encoding alpha/beta hydrolase encodes the protein MLRNDAPFATHPRASWRSALQWLAALLLTALIAVGSAAWWLGGQQFAPNLHPVGAPPVELGARAVSFTSLSGRPVSGWLIPGTGAAAVLLLHGSGGDRRSLMGRARFLHEAGYTVLSIDLQGSGESPGTHETLGFLESLDAQAAVTYLRTALGARRVGLIGFSLGGAAALLGPQGPVAADALVLEAVYPTIEEALANRIRLRLGPWSGWLYPFFTWQIRPRLGLAPADLRPIERIGAVTVPVFVIGGRADRHTTPAETRRLYAAAPEPKRLWLVPGAVHGDLYAAAPLEYQRRVLAFLAAALGPRDQQ
- a CDS encoding NAD(P)/FAD-dependent oxidoreductase, giving the protein MARIVILGAGISGHTVARYLSLWLGRKHQVTVVSPKPKWNWIPSNVWVGCGEMTVEQVTFDLAPVYAKAGVEFVQARALSTHPEGDATRARPFVRVEYTESSRAGQTEDLDYDYLVNATGPKLNFGGTPGLGPEGGHTVSVCTPEHALQANAQLQQCIQAMKKGERRRFVVGTGHGMCTCQGAAFEYIYNVDYVLRKAGVRELADIVWISNEYELGDFGMGGVHIHRGGYVTNGKIFAESLMVERGIGWITRAAVNKVEPGKLHYETLDGAYHELDFDFAMLIPPFAGVGLKAFDKAGADITGEVFAPNGFMKVDADYQPKAFEEWSKNDWPKTYESPKYKNVFAVGIAFAPPHPISKVMKSPNGTQISPTPPRTGMPSAAIGRAVAANIRDLVSGKIKTPVHTASMGEMGAACVASTGSDIFKGTAATMTVYPVVPDYETYPEYGRDPSLTFGEIGLAGHWMKWILHYVFMYQAKLRPGWSILPD
- a CDS encoding T6SS phospholipase effector Tle1-like catalytic domain-containing protein; the protein is MHPKNIIVFCDGTWNSPDQESKNGKPCPTNVAKLFEAVTPCDATGIPQIVHYIPGVGTSFRDRITGGGFGYGISDNIKSGYKAICSNYEDGDRIFLFGFSRGAYTARSIAGLIDNLGIIRRVNFHKINEAYERYRDKTPEWQPGSQRSLAFQDTYGWPKKDIHFLGVWDTVGALG
- a CDS encoding DUF4338 domain-containing protein, whose amino-acid sequence is MTEARVGKLCGRPLSAADLETIRRAIDAAAPPLRAEVARRVCAALGWHDTLGRPKLMSCRVGLLRLHRAGLIELPAARNGNGNGRGLVKQPSAWPSEQPLAGSVGQLSGLRLAPVADRSASRLWNGLIERWHYLGYTPLPGAQLRYLIQSDHGLLGALGFGAAAWKVAARDRWIGWERPAREAHLGRVLNNARFLILPWVQVKNLASKVLALAAARVGEDFAARYGERPVLLETFVETPRFRGTCYRAANWRYLGETAGRGKCDRTHQAALPRKALYVYPLAADFRALLGVA
- a CDS encoding transposase encodes the protein MSALAAELDGIDLGDQRLNRRARRVLAKLGEKPTVSIPAACGGWRETRAAYRLLN